A part of Williamwhitmania sp. genomic DNA contains:
- a CDS encoding lipoate--protein ligase — protein MLCIKHPNTNPYFNLAAEEYLLKNFSDDIFMLWRDEPSVIVGKHQNTLAEINLDFIKDNSIKVVRRLSGGGAVFHDLGNLNFTFIVNGEDGNLVDFQKFTKPILDVLLTLGIDAKFEGRNDLTIEGKKFSGNAEHVYKRRVLHHGTLLFSSKMTDLSDALKVNPLKYQDKAVKSVRSRVTNISDHLSTSMDVLQFRDLIMNHIQEMYGDAVDYDYSQADLTAINSLTDTKYSTWDWNFGYSPHYQLERGIKTSGGHVEFHLNVERGSIKEIKIYGDFFNKRDITEVEALLTGCPHDVDKVTDRLKAIPFSEYFSSIAVEEFVPGLF, from the coding sequence ATGCTTTGTATTAAACATCCCAATACCAATCCTTACTTTAACCTTGCGGCAGAGGAGTATCTTCTGAAAAATTTCTCCGACGATATATTTATGCTTTGGAGAGATGAGCCTTCTGTAATTGTTGGAAAACACCAAAATACGCTGGCCGAAATCAACCTCGACTTCATTAAAGATAATAGCATCAAGGTTGTTCGTAGGCTATCGGGAGGCGGTGCCGTATTCCACGATTTGGGAAATCTCAACTTTACCTTCATTGTTAATGGCGAAGATGGCAATTTGGTTGATTTTCAAAAATTTACCAAGCCTATTCTCGATGTGTTACTTACTCTTGGGATAGATGCCAAGTTCGAAGGGAGAAACGATCTCACCATTGAGGGAAAAAAGTTTTCAGGCAATGCTGAGCATGTGTATAAAAGGCGTGTGCTCCACCATGGTACGCTGCTTTTCTCCTCGAAGATGACAGACTTGAGCGATGCTCTAAAGGTGAACCCGCTCAAATATCAGGACAAGGCGGTGAAAAGTGTTCGGTCAAGGGTCACCAATATTTCGGATCACCTATCCACGTCGATGGATGTGCTCCAGTTTCGCGACCTTATTATGAACCACATTCAGGAGATGTATGGCGACGCCGTAGATTATGACTACTCCCAAGCGGATCTCACTGCCATAAATTCGCTTACCGATACTAAATACTCGACGTGGGATTGGAATTTTGGCTACTCGCCTCATTATCAACTTGAGCGGGGTATTAAAACCAGTGGCGGACATGTGGAGTTTCACTTAAACGTAGAGCGGGGAAGCATTAAGGAGATAAAGATTTACGGAGACTTCTTCAATAAACGTGATATTACGGAGGTAGAGGCACTGCTAACCGGCTGTCCTCACGATGTTGACAAGGTTACGGATCGACTTAAGGCTATTCCCTTTAGTGAGTATTTCTCAAGTATTGCCGTGGAAGAGTTTGTCCCCGGTCTTTTTTAG
- a CDS encoding phosphatase PAP2 family protein has product MLDYLINLDKQLLLFLNGLHSPFFDWVMFWISYKFTSVPLYAVVVYFFFKKFGRTGWIILVMTILTVTLSDQISVHLFKNVFERLRPTHTLGLEQLIHLVRDQRGGMYGFVSSHAANTFSFAMFSLLVFRTRWYTIAILCWALVVSYTRIYMGLHFPGDILGGAIVGSLIGLSVYTVMRKLPCYETCPT; this is encoded by the coding sequence ATGCTTGACTATCTTATAAATCTGGATAAACAGCTGCTGCTGTTTCTTAATGGTCTCCACTCTCCCTTCTTTGACTGGGTGATGTTTTGGATTTCATACAAGTTTACCTCCGTTCCTCTCTATGCAGTGGTGGTATACTTTTTCTTTAAAAAGTTTGGGCGTACGGGTTGGATCATTCTGGTGATGACAATATTAACCGTAACCCTGTCCGACCAAATTTCCGTTCACCTTTTTAAGAATGTCTTTGAGCGTTTGCGCCCAACCCATACCCTTGGTTTGGAGCAGCTGATTCATTTAGTGAGAGATCAGCGCGGTGGAATGTATGGCTTTGTATCATCGCATGCCGCCAATACCTTTTCCTTTGCCATGTTCAGCCTGTTGGTTTTTCGAACTCGTTGGTACACCATTGCAATCCTATGCTGGGCTTTGGTAGTGTCCTACACCCGCATATACATGGGGCTTCACTTTCCTGGCGATATACTTGGTGGTGCCATTGTAGGCTCGTTGATTGGACTTTCGGTTTACACTGTCATGAGAAAACTTCCCTGCTACGAGACTTGTCCAACATAG
- the obgE gene encoding GTPase ObgE codes for MSSSNFVDYVKIFCRSGNGGQGSTHLHREKFVAQGGPDGGDGGRGGHIIMKGNAQLWTLIHLKYRRHVFAEDGVSGSSGRSTGADGADRMIEVPLGTVARDAETGEVLCEITSDGEQVVLRPGGRGGLGNWNFRSATNQTPRFAQPGEEGSEGWVILELKILADVGLVGFPNAGKSTLLSVITSAKPKIADYAFTTLEPNLGIVEYRDFKSFVIADIPGIIEGAHEGKGLGLRFLRHIERNSMLLFLIPSDSKDIKQEYEVLLNELKMFNPELLDKRRVLAISKSDLLDEELKSEIAKDLPGIPHMFISSITNTGIKELKDLLWKELNS; via the coding sequence ATGTCATCGTCTAACTTTGTTGATTACGTAAAGATATTCTGTCGTTCGGGTAATGGGGGGCAGGGTTCTACCCACCTACACCGTGAGAAGTTCGTGGCGCAAGGTGGGCCCGATGGAGGTGATGGTGGCCGTGGTGGCCATATTATAATGAAGGGTAATGCGCAGCTGTGGACCCTGATTCACCTTAAGTACCGTAGGCACGTGTTTGCAGAAGATGGAGTATCGGGCAGCAGTGGTAGAAGTACAGGTGCCGATGGTGCGGATAGGATGATTGAAGTGCCGCTGGGTACTGTGGCCCGCGATGCAGAAACAGGTGAGGTGCTTTGCGAAATAACTTCCGATGGCGAACAAGTCGTTTTACGACCAGGTGGTAGAGGCGGTCTCGGAAACTGGAATTTTAGATCAGCCACAAACCAAACTCCTCGCTTTGCACAGCCCGGTGAAGAGGGCAGTGAAGGCTGGGTGATTCTCGAGTTGAAAATATTGGCCGATGTGGGACTTGTAGGTTTTCCCAACGCAGGTAAATCGACGCTGCTTTCGGTTATTACTTCCGCCAAGCCTAAGATTGCCGACTACGCATTTACCACATTAGAGCCGAACCTGGGCATTGTGGAGTATCGCGACTTTAAATCGTTCGTAATTGCTGATATTCCAGGAATTATTGAGGGAGCACACGAGGGGAAGGGGTTAGGCCTTCGCTTCCTGCGTCACATTGAGCGAAATTCCATGCTGCTTTTCCTTATTCCAAGCGATAGCAAGGACATAAAGCAGGAATACGAGGTGCTGCTCAACGAGTTAAAGATGTTTAACCCTGAGCTGCTCGATAAGCGACGTGTGCTTGCCATATCGAAGAGCGACTTGCTAGATGAGGAGCTCAAGAGTGAAATTGCAAAAGACCTGCCGGGTATCCCCCACATGTTTATTAGTTCAATTACAAATACCGGCATCAAGGAGTTAAAAGACCTTCTTTGGAAAGAACTTAATTCGTAA
- a CDS encoding DNA gyrase/topoisomerase IV subunit A translates to MAEDLDKSEELDDVEGQPAEGSADMEKLARLTGEGVKKKYLSGMYKDWFLDYASYVILERAVPHVYDGLKPVQRRILHAMKRLDDGRFNKVANIIGYTMQYHPHGDASIGDALVQLGQKDLLIESQGNWGNILTGDSAAAPRYIEARLSKFANDVVFNPKTTEWMQSYDGRNQEPVTLPVKFPLLLAQGVEGIAVGLASKILPHNFIELIDASISYLKGEDFELYPDFPTGGLADCGRYNDGVRGGVVKVRARISKLDKKTLVITEIPFGKNTTTLIDSILKANDKGKIKIKKIDDNTAQNVEILIHLPAETSPDKTIDALYAFTDCEISISTNSCVIEDDKPHFYGVKMMLKATAEKTKFLLKRELEIRFFELEEEWHFSSLEKIFFEERIYRELEKNTETWEDILVAIERGFDPFRPKFNREITRSDVEKLTEKPVKKISKFDIKKADELIKGIEAEMKVVKNHLAHLVDYTIAYYEQIRKKHSKGRERKTELRSFESIQATQVVVANQKLYVNREEGFFGIGLRKDEYVCDCSDIDDIIVFLRSGKYIIAKVAEKSFFGKDIIHIGVFRRNDTRTIYNVVYRDGRNGAIMIKRCAITGITRDKEYDISKGTDGSQVLYMSVNPNGEAEVLKVFLKPRPKLKKPILDLDFSELAIKGRSSIGNIFSRYAIHKIQVKEKGVSTLGGQKIWFDADVLRLNADGRGTSLGEFGTNDRIVVFYKRGIYAVTSFDVSNHYDDDLIHIEKFDSEKVYSVLFFDAEQSFVYLKRFVVENIDKPQSFVGEAEGSYLVALSVDKWPQVEITFGGAHAHRLNELVDVSEFIGVKSFRARGKRLTTYVVGEAKFVEPLVKDEPVAAVDATEPEVPDSLPEGGNDEEQGEITQMSLEI, encoded by the coding sequence ATGGCTGAAGATCTAGATAAAAGTGAAGAGTTGGACGATGTAGAGGGACAGCCGGCCGAGGGGTCGGCCGACATGGAGAAGTTGGCTCGCTTAACGGGCGAGGGGGTGAAGAAAAAGTATCTCTCAGGAATGTACAAGGATTGGTTTCTCGATTACGCCTCCTACGTAATTCTTGAACGTGCCGTGCCTCATGTGTACGATGGACTTAAGCCTGTTCAGCGACGCATCCTGCACGCCATGAAACGGCTCGACGATGGCCGTTTCAACAAGGTAGCGAACATTATTGGTTACACCATGCAGTATCATCCCCATGGCGATGCCTCCATTGGCGACGCCTTGGTACAGCTGGGCCAGAAAGATTTGCTCATTGAAAGTCAGGGAAACTGGGGAAATATCCTTACGGGCGATAGCGCAGCAGCCCCTCGTTATATCGAGGCTCGCCTGAGCAAGTTTGCCAACGACGTGGTCTTTAACCCAAAAACCACAGAGTGGATGCAGAGCTACGATGGTAGAAACCAAGAGCCGGTGACGCTACCTGTTAAGTTCCCATTGCTATTGGCTCAGGGTGTGGAAGGTATTGCCGTAGGCCTTGCCTCCAAAATTTTACCCCACAACTTTATCGAGCTCATCGATGCCTCCATTTCTTACCTGAAGGGCGAGGACTTTGAACTTTACCCCGATTTTCCTACAGGTGGTCTTGCCGACTGCGGTCGCTATAACGATGGTGTACGTGGTGGAGTGGTAAAAGTTAGAGCTCGCATTAGTAAGCTGGATAAAAAAACCTTGGTTATTACCGAAATACCTTTTGGTAAGAATACCACCACGCTCATCGATAGTATTTTAAAGGCGAACGACAAGGGGAAGATTAAGATAAAGAAGATCGACGATAACACGGCGCAGAACGTTGAGATACTGATTCACCTACCGGCGGAAACCTCACCCGATAAAACTATTGACGCCCTTTACGCCTTCACCGACTGTGAAATTTCGATTTCCACAAACTCCTGCGTAATAGAGGATGATAAGCCCCACTTCTACGGGGTAAAAATGATGTTGAAGGCAACTGCTGAAAAAACCAAATTTTTGCTCAAGCGGGAGTTGGAAATTAGGTTTTTCGAGCTGGAGGAGGAGTGGCACTTTTCATCGCTTGAAAAGATTTTCTTCGAAGAGAGAATATACCGAGAGCTGGAGAAGAATACCGAAACATGGGAGGATATTCTGGTAGCTATCGAACGTGGATTTGATCCTTTTCGCCCAAAATTCAATAGGGAAATTACCCGCTCTGACGTGGAGAAGTTGACCGAAAAACCTGTTAAGAAAATATCCAAGTTCGATATTAAAAAGGCAGATGAACTTATCAAGGGTATTGAGGCCGAAATGAAGGTGGTAAAGAATCACCTGGCGCACTTGGTAGATTACACCATTGCCTACTACGAACAGATTAGGAAAAAGCACTCCAAGGGTAGGGAACGAAAAACTGAACTCCGGAGCTTTGAGTCCATTCAGGCAACCCAGGTGGTGGTGGCCAACCAAAAGTTATATGTGAACAGGGAGGAAGGATTCTTTGGTATTGGCCTAAGGAAGGATGAGTACGTTTGCGATTGCTCCGATATCGACGACATCATCGTTTTTCTCCGGAGTGGAAAGTATATTATTGCCAAGGTGGCGGAGAAGTCGTTCTTCGGTAAGGATATTATCCATATTGGTGTTTTTAGGAGAAACGATACCCGAACCATATACAACGTGGTTTACCGTGATGGGCGAAATGGTGCTATTATGATTAAGCGATGTGCCATTACGGGGATAACTCGCGATAAGGAGTACGATATCTCTAAAGGTACAGACGGGTCACAGGTTCTATACATGAGCGTGAACCCCAATGGCGAAGCAGAGGTGTTGAAGGTATTCCTAAAGCCAAGGCCTAAGCTCAAAAAACCTATCCTTGATCTTGACTTTAGCGAGCTAGCTATTAAGGGACGTAGTTCCATTGGGAATATTTTTAGTCGCTACGCCATTCATAAAATTCAGGTAAAGGAGAAGGGTGTTTCTACGCTTGGCGGACAGAAAATTTGGTTCGATGCCGATGTGCTGCGGCTAAATGCAGACGGCAGAGGTACATCGCTTGGTGAATTTGGAACCAACGATCGAATTGTGGTATTCTACAAGCGGGGCATATATGCTGTTACCTCGTTTGACGTATCCAACCACTACGATGATGACCTCATCCATATTGAAAAGTTTGATTCCGAGAAGGTATACTCCGTCCTATTTTTCGATGCGGAGCAGTCGTTTGTTTACCTCAAACGATTTGTGGTTGAGAATATTGATAAACCGCAGAGTTTTGTTGGCGAGGCCGAAGGTTCTTACCTTGTTGCCCTCTCGGTGGATAAGTGGCCGCAGGTGGAGATTACCTTTGGTGGTGCTCATGCCCACAGGCTGAACGAACTGGTTGACGTTTCTGAATTTATCGGTGTTAAAAGTTTTAGAGCGCGCGGAAAGAGGCTAACCACCTACGTTGTGGGAGAAGCAAAGTTTGTGGAGCCATTGGTAAAGGATGAGCCCGTTGCTGCTGTGGATGCTACAGAACCAGAGGTTCCCGACTCACTTCCTGAAGGTGGTAACGATGAGGAACAGGGCGAAATAACACAAATGTCGTTGGAAATTTAG
- a CDS encoding DNA topoisomerase IV subunit B, whose product MTANYSEDSIQTLIWYEHIRRRPGMYIGKLGDGTAPDDGIYVLFKEVFDNSIDEYMMGYGKVIEVKLEDKTISIRDFGRGIPLGKVVDVASKMNTGGKYDSKAFKKSIGLNGVGIKAVNALSSSFLVQAFREGQTKLVTFSGGITVEEQPQTETGQKNGTLVQFTPDETIFGSYTFQPEYLETMLRNYVYLNTGLTILFNGQKFYSANGLVDLLNENMSEEGLYPIIQLRGPDIEVAITHGTHYGEEYYSFVNGQHTTQGGTHLTSFREAIVKTIREFYRKDFDASDIRNSIVAAVSIKVEEPIFESQTKTKLGSKDLSPGGSSIRNFIGDFLRESLDNFLHRNSECAESLLRKIMDSEKERKAISGIQKLARERAKKSSLHNRKLRDCRVHYNEKHALTEESTLFITEGDSASGSITKSRDVNTQAVFSLKGKPLNTYGMTKKVVYENEEFNLLQAALNIEEDMDNLRYNKVVIATDADVDGMHIRLLLITFFLQFFPDLIRQEHLFILQTPLFRVRNKKKTAYCYNDDEREKAIKELGPNPEITRFKGLGEISPDEFRNFIGADIRLDPVRITKDDIISELLTFYMGKNTPERQEFIIENLRIEEDLLEELNKINGKPSLNGEKEKKEKQAVEAQL is encoded by the coding sequence ATGACTGCGAATTATTCGGAAGATTCAATTCAAACGCTCATTTGGTACGAGCACATACGCCGTAGACCGGGTATGTACATCGGCAAACTGGGCGATGGGACGGCACCAGATGACGGCATTTATGTCCTCTTCAAGGAGGTGTTCGACAATTCCATCGACGAGTACATGATGGGCTATGGGAAAGTTATTGAGGTTAAGCTGGAAGATAAAACGATTTCGATACGCGACTTTGGACGGGGAATTCCGCTGGGTAAGGTAGTGGACGTGGCCTCTAAAATGAATACTGGAGGGAAGTACGATTCCAAAGCTTTCAAGAAGTCGATAGGATTGAATGGTGTGGGTATTAAGGCGGTTAATGCACTCTCTTCATCTTTTCTTGTTCAGGCGTTCCGTGAAGGACAAACAAAGCTTGTTACCTTTTCGGGTGGCATAACGGTTGAGGAGCAACCCCAGACTGAGACGGGTCAGAAGAACGGCACCTTGGTGCAGTTTACCCCCGACGAGACAATCTTTGGTTCCTACACCTTTCAGCCGGAGTATCTCGAAACGATGCTGCGCAACTACGTTTACCTGAATACCGGATTGACCATCCTCTTCAATGGACAAAAATTTTACTCAGCCAACGGCTTAGTTGACCTGCTTAATGAGAATATGTCGGAGGAAGGACTCTACCCAATTATTCAGCTGAGAGGTCCCGATATTGAAGTGGCTATTACCCATGGAACTCATTATGGAGAGGAATACTATTCGTTTGTAAACGGACAACATACCACACAAGGTGGCACACACTTAACCTCATTTCGGGAGGCTATAGTGAAGACTATTCGCGAATTTTATCGCAAAGATTTTGATGCCTCCGATATTCGAAATTCCATTGTTGCCGCAGTAAGCATTAAGGTAGAGGAGCCCATTTTTGAGTCACAGACAAAAACCAAGTTGGGGTCGAAGGATCTTAGCCCTGGGGGTAGCTCCATTCGAAACTTTATTGGTGATTTTTTGAGGGAGTCGCTTGACAACTTCCTGCACCGCAACTCGGAGTGTGCCGAAAGTCTACTCCGTAAAATAATGGACTCAGAAAAGGAGCGAAAGGCCATTTCTGGTATCCAAAAGTTGGCGCGTGAGCGAGCTAAAAAGTCCAGTCTCCACAACCGTAAGCTACGCGATTGCCGCGTTCACTATAACGAAAAGCATGCACTTACTGAGGAGTCAACCCTGTTTATAACGGAGGGAGATTCCGCTTCTGGATCCATCACTAAGAGCCGCGATGTGAATACCCAGGCAGTATTTAGCTTAAAGGGAAAACCGCTGAATACCTATGGCATGACAAAGAAGGTGGTGTATGAGAACGAGGAGTTCAACCTGCTTCAAGCAGCGCTGAACATAGAGGAGGATATGGATAACCTTCGCTACAACAAGGTGGTGATTGCTACCGATGCCGACGTTGATGGAATGCACATTCGCCTGCTGCTCATAACCTTTTTTCTGCAGTTCTTCCCCGACCTTATTCGGCAGGAGCACCTCTTTATTCTGCAAACGCCACTTTTCCGTGTTCGAAACAAGAAGAAAACTGCTTACTGCTATAACGACGACGAGCGCGAAAAGGCCATTAAGGAGTTGGGTCCAAATCCGGAAATTACTCGATTCAAAGGGCTTGGTGAAATTTCACCCGATGAGTTCCGAAACTTTATTGGAGCTGATATTAGGCTCGACCCCGTTCGTATTACCAAGGACGACATCATTTCGGAACTTCTAACTTTCTATATGGGAAAGAATACTCCGGAGCGACAGGAATTTATCATTGAAAACCTCAGAATTGAGGAGGATTTGCTGGAGGAACTGAACAAAATCAACGGCAAACCTAGTTTGAATGGTGAAAAGGAAAAGAAAGAAAAACAGGCCGTGGAGGCTCAATTGTAA
- a CDS encoding adenylate kinase, whose translation MLNIVLFGPPGAGKGTQSERLIAKYNLKHVSTGELLREAIKEGNSLGQEAKKYIDRGELVPDDMVIGLIENLLDVHHEFSGIVFDGFPRTTVQARELDKMLEAKGTAIVMMMSLEVDYKELMNRLVARSKLDDRSDDRNMSIIENRIQVYNRQTAIVIDYYRAQNKYLAIDGMGTIDDIFDRIVSGVESFAKKK comes from the coding sequence ATGCTTAACATTGTTTTGTTTGGCCCTCCTGGGGCTGGCAAGGGAACCCAGTCGGAACGGTTGATTGCGAAATACAATCTGAAGCACGTATCCACCGGAGAGTTGCTCCGCGAAGCCATTAAGGAGGGAAACTCCCTTGGTCAGGAGGCTAAAAAGTATATCGACAGGGGCGAGCTAGTACCCGACGATATGGTTATTGGGCTTATCGAAAATCTGCTTGACGTGCACCATGAGTTTAGCGGCATTGTTTTCGATGGCTTTCCACGAACCACCGTTCAGGCACGAGAGCTGGACAAGATGCTTGAAGCAAAGGGGACGGCCATTGTAATGATGATGTCGTTGGAAGTGGACTACAAGGAGCTCATGAATAGGCTAGTGGCAAGGAGCAAGTTGGACGACCGTAGCGACGATAGAAACATGTCGATTATTGAGAATAGAATTCAGGTTTACAATCGGCAAACTGCCATTGTAATTGATTACTATAGGGCTCAAAATAAATATTTGGCCATTGATGGAATGGGAACAATTGATGATATTTTCGATCGAATTGTTTCTGGAGTAGAGTCGTTTGCAAAAAAGAAGTAG
- a CDS encoding shikimate kinase gives MNIYLVGFMASGKTTLGRQLAELLGMRYIDMDEHIELQTGKTIRQIFVTQGEEHFRKVENEILLDLTSQNGLVVATGGGSPCFYNNMEAMNTKGLTIYIKVSVEALVNRLADSKVDRPLLWGKSVDELTAYIKEMLRLREPYYSTAKLVITSDEPTAAEIAAAVRPKLN, from the coding sequence ATGAATATATACCTCGTTGGTTTTATGGCTTCGGGAAAGACAACCCTTGGTAGGCAACTCGCCGAACTGCTGGGCATGCGCTACATCGACATGGATGAGCACATAGAGTTGCAAACTGGGAAGACCATTCGTCAGATATTTGTTACTCAGGGCGAAGAGCATTTCCGAAAAGTGGAGAATGAAATTCTCCTCGATTTGACCAGTCAGAATGGTTTGGTGGTAGCAACGGGCGGTGGCTCTCCCTGCTTCTACAACAATATGGAAGCAATGAACACCAAGGGGCTTACAATTTACATCAAGGTAAGTGTGGAAGCACTTGTGAATCGTTTGGCTGATTCAAAGGTTGATAGGCCGCTTCTCTGGGGTAAATCGGTGGATGAGCTTACTGCCTATATCAAAGAGATGCTAAGGCTGCGCGAACCCTACTACTCTACTGCAAAGTTGGTAATCACTTCGGACGAACCTACAGCAGCGGAGATTGCTGCTGCTGTACGCCCAAAATTGAATTAG
- a CDS encoding lysophospholipid acyltransferase family protein, producing the protein MLGKINMALVWVLVAITSSVLFFGIMVPVWLLTVAFDKRLYVLHRFSSCWALLYIYGNPFWKVRMHGRENIVKGQRYVVVVNHQSSLDIPLMYRLPLPFKWVSKAEVFKVPVVGWNLWINRHIGISRGNAISARHMVEKCVASLGDGNSILIFPEGTRSRNGKMNRFKEGAFLVAREARVPILPVVVHGTSEALPRDAFVAKRRQTFTITVLPPIPTEVVEQKSAVELSTIVREQMVEIHKQWVPEYYS; encoded by the coding sequence ATGCTTGGTAAAATTAATATGGCTCTGGTGTGGGTGTTGGTGGCTATAACATCCTCGGTGCTTTTCTTCGGTATAATGGTGCCCGTATGGCTGCTTACGGTCGCCTTCGACAAACGGCTTTATGTGCTGCATCGATTTTCGAGCTGTTGGGCGTTGCTCTATATTTATGGTAACCCCTTCTGGAAGGTTCGTATGCATGGACGCGAGAATATCGTTAAGGGACAACGTTACGTTGTTGTGGTAAATCACCAGTCTTCGCTCGATATTCCGCTGATGTATCGGCTTCCTCTACCCTTTAAGTGGGTGTCGAAGGCAGAAGTATTCAAGGTCCCTGTAGTTGGCTGGAATTTGTGGATCAATAGGCATATAGGAATTTCGCGTGGCAATGCCATCAGCGCACGACATATGGTAGAAAAGTGTGTGGCTTCTCTTGGTGATGGAAATTCAATTTTGATCTTTCCCGAGGGTACAAGGAGTAGAAATGGCAAAATGAACCGATTTAAGGAGGGTGCCTTTCTGGTTGCTCGCGAGGCAAGGGTGCCCATATTACCGGTGGTAGTGCACGGAACAAGCGAAGCACTACCTCGCGATGCGTTTGTTGCGAAACGAAGACAAACGTTCACCATTACGGTGCTTCCGCCTATTCCCACCGAGGTTGTCGAGCAGAAGAGCGCCGTAGAACTTTCAACCATCGTAAGGGAGCAGATGGTGGAGATTCACAAACAGTGGGTTCCGGAATACTACAGCTAG
- a CDS encoding M14-type cytosolic carboxypeptidase: MKISTSFDSGNIEVVSLSSHENIQLKIRKDTQSEFLQWFHFRLLGAQGYPCTIHLVNAGETSYPEGWVNYYACASYDRNTWFRVPTTFNGKELTIEITPKENSIFIAYFPPYSYERHLELVSTAQSEDICVLDSLGKTLEGRDIDFLTLGEFTKEKRKVWIIARQHPGETMAEWFMEGLIHRLLDSDDPVSRRLLEQCTFFLVPNANIDGSIHGNLRTNAGGVNLNREWGNPSPLTSPEVYYIMQKMNETGVDLFLDIHGDEAIPYCFASGIEGLPGYHGRLQMLQERFMELWEAFNPDFQTKHGYPKNEPGKGNLKIGSKAVAHRFDCLGLTIEMPFKDNANLPDRAFGWSPERSIKLGESVLNIILQIQNVLR, encoded by the coding sequence GACACCCAGTCCGAATTCCTGCAGTGGTTCCACTTCAGGCTTTTGGGTGCACAGGGTTACCCCTGCACAATTCACCTTGTAAACGCGGGGGAAACCTCCTACCCTGAAGGATGGGTAAACTACTACGCCTGTGCTTCCTACGACAGGAACACTTGGTTTCGAGTACCAACCACCTTCAACGGAAAGGAGCTTACCATAGAGATTACGCCCAAAGAAAACAGCATCTTTATCGCGTACTTTCCTCCGTATAGCTATGAGCGTCATCTGGAGTTGGTTTCCACTGCACAATCGGAGGATATTTGTGTGCTCGACTCCCTTGGCAAAACGCTGGAAGGTCGCGACATTGACTTCCTAACGCTGGGAGAATTTACCAAAGAGAAGCGCAAGGTTTGGATTATTGCCCGCCAACATCCGGGAGAAACCATGGCCGAATGGTTTATGGAGGGGCTCATCCACCGCCTACTCGACAGCGATGATCCTGTGTCGCGCCGATTACTGGAGCAGTGCACCTTTTTTCTTGTTCCCAATGCCAACATCGATGGCTCCATTCACGGCAACCTTCGCACCAATGCTGGCGGGGTGAACCTCAATCGGGAGTGGGGGAACCCTTCCCCGCTAACAAGCCCGGAGGTTTACTACATTATGCAGAAAATGAACGAAACCGGGGTAGACCTCTTTTTGGATATTCATGGCGACGAGGCCATCCCATACTGCTTTGCCTCTGGCATAGAGGGACTTCCAGGATACCACGGACGGCTTCAGATGCTGCAGGAACGTTTTATGGAGTTGTGGGAAGCCTTCAACCCTGATTTCCAAACCAAGCATGGCTACCCCAAAAACGAACCAGGAAAGGGCAACCTCAAAATAGGATCCAAGGCAGTTGCCCACCGGTTCGACTGCCTCGGGCTTACTATTGAAATGCCATTTAAAGACAACGCCAACTTACCCGATCGGGCATTTGGATGGAGTCCAGAACGATCTATCAAGCTTGGAGAATCTGTGCTCAACATCATCCTTCAAATTCAGAATGTACTACGATAG